ACCGCCAATCGGATTTGTGAGCCGCGTAAGGCGACTCGCAGCCCTGCGTGACGTGAGGACCACCCTCGTAAGGGAGTGGACGCCGATGGATGCAGCCATCGAGTACGGGGTAGACCGCAACCTGGTCCCTTCACGAGTAGAATTCACGGACCCGGCGGACACGCAGATACTATGCGACGTGCTCACCAGCATTGATTCTTCGCGTGTCGAAGATCCCGATTTCCAAGGCTTTCGCCTCTGGAACCAGATGACCCGCGACAGCAAGAGGAGGACGAGCCGGAACCTGCCAAGCTGCTTTCCTTTCCCGAATGCGTCCGGTTCGAAGATTAGGGTATTGTATGTGTCCAATTGTTCCGCACTTTCCGGACCGGAACAAAACATGCATGAACTCGTCAGCCATTTAGATCGTGAACGTTTTGAGCCCGTCGCCTTTGTGGCCTTGGATGGCGTATTGACGAGAAAACTTCGCGGGTGCGGTGTTGAAGTCGTTTCCCCAAGGGACGACTTTTCGGTTGCGACCGTCGAAAACTTCGAGCGCTGTCTTGCGGTCGTACGGATGGTTAAGCCAGAAATCGTGCACCTGAACGGACCCGTCGGTGTACCCTTTCTTACTGCTGCTATAGCGGCTGGAACGCGCATAGTTCAGCACCTCAGAGTTCCTGACGTATGGGCACTTGAAGACCACCTAACAGCGGCCAATGCCATTGTGGCCGTGTCCAACTTTGTTCGCAATGAGGCGATACGCTACGGCATTTCTGAGGAACGAATCGCGGTCATCTACAACGGAGTGGACCCTAAGAAGCTCGATGCCAGAAATTACAGCCGAGCCGAGGCTCGCGACCGACTGAGCTTGCCCCGCGAGTGTAAGGTCGTCGCAATGGTAGCGCGGTTTGATCCCAACAAGAGACAGGACTTGCTGATCGAGGCTGCAAATCTGCTTCGGGCCGAAATGCCTGAACTACGGGTAGTCCTTGTGGGTGAAGCTTTTGATAGCGGGCTGTACTTTGAAAGCCTGAGACGAAAATTAGATCGCTACGGGCTTAACGAGGTCGTCACCTGTACCGGCTTTATCGACGACATTGCATCGGTTTATTCTGCTTGCGACGTACTCGTATTTTGCTCCAAGCGGGAGGCATTGGGAAATTGCATCTTGGAGGCCATGTCTATGGAGCGTCCAGTCATCGTAACTGACAACGGCGGATCTCCAGAGATAGTGCGTGACGGAGTGACCGGCTACGTTTTACGCACAGCCGACCCCTCTACCTTGAGTTCAGCGATCAAGTACGCGTTGTCAAACCCTGATTTAATGAACCGCATAGGCGCCGCGGCCCGTCGAGAGATCGAGGAGCATTTCTCCATCGAAAAAACCAGCCTTCAAATTGCGCATTTGTACGAAGAGCTGTTGAAAGAGTGACGACACAGGGATTGGGCGCGGCCTCGACAGCCTTTCTCTTGCGGTCCTCCTGCCCGGGCGCACCGGCGACGTGCCCAGACGCCGCGACGCTTGCTGCCAGCATCCACCAATCGATTGCTTTTCAATCTGCTGGCCGGAGTGCTAGAATCGGCGGGTAAGCGCAGAAGGCTGTGAAGAGGGGCGAATGGCCTGGCTGGCCGCGCCAGGTGGTGCGCGCCTCAGCACGCGGAGTTTATCCTGAGCCCCTTCACTTCGTTCAGGGCCGTTCGCAAGCGGAGGGCGAACGGGCTCAGCAAATCCAAAGCAAGAGCCGACAAACATGACTCCTTTGATGGAAGAAATCCTGCAGCAGCCGGACGCGCTTTCGTGCGTTCGCAAATATTATGCCAGCCCCGGCGCCATTCCCATGAGCATGCGGAAGAAGCTCGGGATT
This portion of the Terriglobia bacterium genome encodes:
- a CDS encoding glycosyltransferase family 4 protein: MTETSLDGLLPVLCLPPMSQSLDVRPWFARIENITLVEWFAGWFAGAFPSNELHVLTHSLDDFHKLKEMLDGKPCSVFHSDHKAALFAFDEIASQRRAAHATFFELGLALAPRDILKRAYSHHLKFHNGSTRITGFPPHTTPVIYARSELNRLARRESLDFIGPPIGFVSRVRRLAALRDVRTTLVREWTPMDAAIEYGVDRNLVPSRVEFTDPADTQILCDVLTSIDSSRVEDPDFQGFRLWNQMTRDSKRRTSRNLPSCFPFPNASGSKIRVLYVSNCSALSGPEQNMHELVSHLDRERFEPVAFVALDGVLTRKLRGCGVEVVSPRDDFSVATVENFERCLAVVRMVKPEIVHLNGPVGVPFLTAAIAAGTRIVQHLRVPDVWALEDHLTAANAIVAVSNFVRNEAIRYGISEERIAVIYNGVDPKKLDARNYSRAEARDRLSLPRECKVVAMVARFDPNKRQDLLIEAANLLRAEMPELRVVLVGEAFDSGLYFESLRRKLDRYGLNEVVTCTGFIDDIASVYSACDVLVFCSKREALGNCILEAMSMERPVIVTDNGGSPEIVRDGVTGYVLRTADPSTLSSAIKYALSNPDLMNRIGAAARREIEEHFSIEKTSLQIAHLYEELLKE